A section of the Methanobrevibacter arboriphilus JCM 13429 = DSM 1125 genome encodes:
- a CDS encoding metal-sensing transcriptional repressor, with amino-acid sequence MKKCMDSDNLHRRLKKIIGQLNAIDRMIDEDVPCEDIIMQINASKSALHKVGQIVLEGHLNHCVKEGIETGDSEQTIKDFTKAIEYFSRL; translated from the coding sequence ATGAAAAAATGTATGGATTCTGATAACCTTCATCGAAGATTAAAAAAGATTATTGGGCAATTGAATGCTATTGATCGGATGATTGATGAAGATGTTCCTTGTGAAGATATTATAATGCAAATTAATGCTTCAAAATCTGCATTACACAAAGTTGGACAAATTGTTCTTGAAGGTCATCTTAATCATTGTGTTAAAGAGGGAATTGAAACTGGAGATTCTGAACAAACGATTAAAGATTTTACAAAAGCTATAGAATACTTTTCAAGACTTTAG